The nucleotide window GTGGCAAATCAGGAATTTGGAACTACAAAGGAGGATATGGACAAATGGGGAGTAAGAAGTCATCTTTACGCGGCAAAAGCTTTGAAAGAAGGATATTTCAAAGGAGAAATAATGCCTGTTGAAGCGGAACAAGCTGATGGAAGAAAAATTGTTGTCGATTCAGATCAGTCTATTAGAGCGGATACAACACTCGAACAGGTTGCAAAGCTTCCACCTGCTTTCAAACCAGACGGAGTTATCACCGCAGGCAATTCATCACCACTCAACGCGGGTGCAACCGGACTGCTATTGATGAGCAAAGAAAAAGTCAAGGAGCTTGGAATTGAGCCCATTGGAAAGATAAAGACGTATGGCACTGCTGGAGTTCCACCATGGATCATGGGTGCTGGACCCGTTCCAGCTTGTCAAAAAGCACTTGAAAAGGCAAATCTGAAAGTAAAAGACATAGCCTTCTGGGAAATCAACGAAGCCTTTGCAATAGTTCCGCTCTACGCAATCAACAAGCTGAAGATAGAACCAGAGAGAGTTAACATTAAGGGTGGCGCAATAGCCATTGGACACCCACTTGGAGCTTCTGGAGCAAGGCTCATAGGCACACTTGCAAGGATTCTGCAGGAGAAGGGCGGAGATTACGGAATTGCCACCGCATGTGTTGGCGGTGGTCAGGGAATGGCTGTCCTTGTTGAAAGAGTTTAAGGCATTTTATTTACTTTTTTAAAATTCCAGATAAAAAATCAGTAATGCAGAACTTTAATCGCCACCTGCTCGGGTTCTCTTCGCCTGAACATCTCACAAACTTCATCCTTGCTACAAAGTGCTCCCTTCGCAGAACAATAGCCCACATTTTCAGGCAATGAAAAATCCCTCAACCAGAACAGGCAATCCTTGCATCTCAATCCCATGTTTGTAATTACTGCTCTGAGAGTTAATAAATTTTGCGATTATTATAACTTCACAATAATGATGAACTATGATGCAGAGACAATCTTTATCACATCGTTGTGCTTTAGCTCATGGTCTTCCGCTATTCTCATCTTCTTCCTAGCATCCAGACCGTAAATGAAACTCTTGCCAATGTCTGTGTGGATTTTGTAGGCCAATTCCCTCGCAGTGGTACCCTTTTTTACAAGAAAGGCATCAGGCAAAACATTACCCTTTGAATCAGTGAACTTGCGCTCATCTTCGACAGGATAAACAACTATGTATCCAAGAACATCTAAAACTAATTTGTTTATTGCATCCTGAACACCTGTGCTCCTGTATTCCAGAAGGAAGTCCCTAATTTTTTCGAGAGCCTTTTTCTGTTTCTCGTTTAGATCCTTCAAGATCTTAAAATCACCGTCTCCGGGTAAATACTTTATATATCCTGCTTTCGCAGCAGTTCTAAGTGTTAGCTCATAATTGGCCGAAGTTGGAATTGTAAGATTATCAAATTCCTTTAGTCTTTTTATTAGCTCTTTTGGAGCTTTATCCGCTTTATTCGCTGCGATGACCATCTTTAATCTTCTTACTCTTAGTTCCCTTGCTATAAGCCTTAATTCATCGTCCTTTATTTTCTGTATGTCCTCAAAGCCCCTAAAAGCTTCCTTCACCATTATCTCATCAAATCCAAGCCCTGAGAGAGGTTCGAGAATGAATTTAGCTGTGTCTTTCTTTTCAGCCTTTGCCTTTCTAACGACCTTATCCCAGTTACGCTTTAAAATTCCAAAAATCCACATGTCGAGCTCATTTAGAAGGAATTTCACATCCTCAACAGGGTCTCTTTCTCCCACTCCAATTTCGTTTCCATTTTCATCCGTCGAACCTGAAGCGTCAACGACATGAATAATTGCCTCACTCTGTCTTAAATCGTCCAAGAACTCATTTCCCAAACCTTTTCCCTTGTGCGCATCGGGAACAAGTCCGGCGACATCAATTAGCTTAACTGGAATAAATCTCCAGCCATCTACGCACTTTCCACAATTCACACCAAGCTCTTCACACACGCACTTTACACGAACATAGGCTACTCCAATATTTGGTTTTATGGTGGTAAACGGATAATTCGCAATCTCTGCATCTGCAAGCGTTGCGGACTTGAAAAAAGTAGACTTGCCGGCATTTGGTTTACCGGCAATACCTATTTCGATCATAACAACCCCCTTGACTCGTATTCTCCCCTCTTTCTCTTGTTAATCATACTCTGAAGCAATGCACGATTATTTTTTAAAAAAGAAGCATATTCTTTACTTAGCTCGCCAATTCTTTCAAAATAGCTTATGATTTCAATAGCCTCCTCTACACATTTGCACACTTCGAGATGGTCGAATACAGTCGGAATGACCCTATCTCCCATCTCCTGATACAGGTTCGGAAACATCTTTTTGAACTTCTCCTTCTCCCACTCCAAATTCCTCACCAAGATCTGTCTTCAGTTCTATTTTGTCCTTTATCCAGACCCCTTCTCTTGCGATTATTCCTCCCTCTACAATACAACCTTTTTCCATATAAACCCTATCCCCTCTTACGTGAGTTCCAATCCTCGAAGAGTTAATCAGGTAAACAGTTCTACCATCAATCGAACCATGAACTATGCTGCCGTCCACGATCACCTCTCTGCCCCTTATACCTCCAATTATCTCGCTCCCACCAACATAGATATCCCTTGCTTTCAGTGTTCCAAGCAATCTGCTATCGAAAACATCTGCATTTTTTGTTGTGATTATCTTATCAACTCCTACAGAACACTTTTCGGGCAAAATGATCGCGGGTTCCATTTCAACGTCTTCTATAAGCTTAAAAACCTCTTCAAGTCTGCCAAGTCTGAAAAGGAGCATTATATAAAGCAATAAAAAGAAAATGACCGATGCTGGATTCTGAATCGTTATCAAACCTCTTGCCTCAAAGCCGTTCTTAATTCTAACGTTTCTACCAATTTCAAGATCCCCATAAACCGTTAGCTTACCATCGATTCCCGCAAACTCCCCTATGTATGCGTCTCCTTTTGAAATAAGGTTTCCTCCTATTGTGCTGAAAGAGTCGATTCTTACTTCCTCTCCAATAACATCTCCGCCAATGTGCACTCGCTCTCCAGCAACAACTCTTTTGGCAAGAATTCCGTAATCAACCCTTGAATTCTGACCGATCAAAACATCGCCATCTGCAACTATGGTTCTCTCTTCGAATTTAGCCTTTCTAATAAGCATCTTTTCGAGCATTTGCTGTTGCTTGTTCAAACTTTTAAAAAACTTTGCTATGGTCTCTGTTGGATTTGAATTTTATTCGCAACTTAAATCTAAAAGGACCCATTAAAAGCTTGCGATTTCCAGTCAAGTCGCACAAAGGAAATAATCAAAAATTTTAAATATTTTCAATACCTAATGCCAAATATGGCTTCAATAAGCGATTGTAGTGTTTATCTGCCAGTCTGGAAGCTTAAACGAGACGAAATCGCAAAAGCCACTGGGCTTCCTTCGCTTGGTGGCGAAAAATCGGTTGCACACTGGGATGAAGACAGCATAACGATGGCTGTCGAAGCGGGTAGAATGCTTAAGGGTAGCTTCGACGCTTTGCTTTTTGCCTCTACTTCTTCCCCATTCAGAATTAAGCAGTCCGCAAGCATAGTTGCTTCAGCTCTCGATCTTGAGAACGTTTTCACAATGGACTTTTCCAACAGCTTTAGAGCTTCCACGAGTGCACTAATAACTGCAAATGAACTCGTGGATTCTGGAAAATTCGAAAGAATTCTAGTTGTCTCTGCGGATTGCATTCCTATAAAGCCTGGAAACATCTACGAGCAATTCTACGGCGATGGTGCGGTTGCGATTACCGTTGAAAAGGAAGGAGTTGCAAAAATCATCGGCTACAACTCCCACTCACAGCCATTGCCAGGAGCGTGGATGCTGAAAGATGAGATCATGAGCTATGACATGCGTCTCGATGCAATGTTCGGCTACGCTTCAAGCATCCAAAGATCAGCTATGTCTTTGTTGGGAAAGCTTGGAATGAGTCCTATGGATTTTGACAGAATTGTCGCCTCTGCTCCAGATCCGAAGAGCTACGAAGGATTGCTAAAAGCAGTTGGAGCAAAGCCTGAAGAGTTCTACTTCAGAAGCACCGGTATTCTTGGAACCGCACATCCTTTCCTTTTGCTCGCCTCACAACTCGAAAAAAAGGGCAGAATTTTGCTTGGTGGCTATGGTGAGGGTGCGGATGTGATTGCAATTGAGATAAATGAATCCCTCCAGACAAACCTTGGTAAAATGCTCGAAAGCAGAAAAGAGATCAGCTACAGTGAGTATTTATACAATAAAGGCTTCATAGCAAACCGAGATGCTCCCGACAGACCTCCGATTACTAAGCTGTGGAGAGAAGAAAAATCTGTGATCAGATTTTATGGAATGAAATGCAATAACTGTGGAACAATTAGCTACCCGATTAACAGATGTTGCGTTGAATGTGGAGCCAAGGATAACTACGAAGAGGTAAAGCTTGGCTACAGAGGGAAGATTTACACCTTCACGATCGATTACCTTGTATCTCCCGGAAATTACGTTGGTGACGGGGCACATCCTCACTGCGTTGCAGTCGTTGATTTGGAAGGTGGAGGGAGAGTTTTATTCGAAATCACCGACACGCTAACGGACTTCAAAGGGATAGAATGCGATGCAGAGGTTGAGAGAACTTTCCGCCTGCTTTTCGAGAAGAACAACTTCAGATATTATGGCTGGAAAGCAAGATTGGCGAGGTGAGATTATGGAAGTTGCGATTATTGGTTGTGGGGTAACGAAATTCGGACACATCTGGGATAAAGATCACGACGATCTACTTGTCGAGGCAGTTTATGATGCGCTTCGCGATGCAAATCTCGAAATGAAGGACATCGATGCAGTGTGGTGCGGAACCTTTTACCCGTTCACTGGAATAAGCGGAAACGTTTTCAGCGATTCCCTGAAATTCTTTGGAAAACCAATAAGCAGAGTTGAAAACTACTGCGCCACTGGAATGGACAATGTCCGCAACGCCTGTTTTGCGGTTGCAAGCGGTGCTTACGACATTGTAATCGCTTCGGGTGTTGAAAAGCTGATAGATGCAGGAAGTAGAGGAATACCGCCAATAGAGGGAATTTTCAGCATCGGAATGCCAGCTGTTAGCGCTCCGGGAATGTTTGCTCTCGCCGCAAATCGAGCTTTCAAGGAATGGGGCTGGAATAGAGAGGATTTGGCTCTCGTTGCTGTAAAGAACCACTACAATGGCGCAAGACATCCAAAGGCACACTTCAGAAAGGAAGTGACAGTTGAAGAAGTCCTAAAGGCACCAATGGTTGCCTATCCCTTGGGAGTTTATGACTGCAGTGCGGTAAGCGATGGTGCTGCTGCAGTTGTGCTTACAAGACCGGAAATTGCAAAAAAGCTCGGGTGCGATTACGCTGTGATTAAGGCAATTGGAATGGCTGTCGAGACTATGCATCCATGGCATCGCCCCTCCGAGAGCTTTTTAAGCTTTCCAGCAACAGTAAAGGCTGCAAAGATGGCTTACAAAATGGCTGGAATTGAGAATCCAAGAAAACAGCTTGACTTTGGAATCGTGCATGACTGCTTCACGATCACTGAGCTGATAAACTACCAAGACATGCTTCTCTGCAAACCCGGTGAAGGGGCAAAGCTGATAAGAGAGGGGATAACTGCGATCGATGGCGACTTCCCGATTAATCCAGACGGGGGTCTAAAATCCTTTGGGCATCCAATTGCTGCAAGTGGTGTCAGGATGATCTCGGAGCTCGCAAAACAGGTTCTCGGCAAGGCAGAAGGTTTGCAGGTTAAAGATGCAGAAGCGGGATTTGCTCACAATCTTGGCGGTCCTTATTCGGTTGCAACCGTTGCAATTGTATCAAAACCATAAAAATATTTAATTTTTAAATTTTCACTCTGAATAAACAACCAGCATTACATCATCGTCATTTGCAAGGTCATCAGGCGATACGCTGTTTCCGTATTTCCAGCTCCAAGCAGGTGTGTGATCCAAATCCAGACCGCCAGAAACCAGATACGATGCCCATATGAGCTCGCTACAGTAATAGCTATCTCCTTCGATTTCCTTTCCTCCTATATAGGTTATCCATTTGAAGTCATAAGGCAAGCCCAATTTGCTCATAGCCCACTCTATTGCCCTCTGCTTTACTGAATCTGGAGCATTAACTCTGTAAACCGCTACCGAATCCGCGTTTCTTACCATATCAACGGAAACTACTCTTACTCCGTCAATCCACGCTTCTATCATCTTTCCGTTGCCAATGAACATCGATGCATGATGCCAGTCTCCGAACAGGCTCATGAATGGGCTTATAAGCGCTCCAGTGCATCCACGACAGACTATAATGTCTCCCGGCTCAAGCTTGCTCAAATCGATCTCGTTGCCATTGCCAGCCCATTCCTTTGGAAACGCTATGAACAAAGCATAGGCGAGATAAAGCCCTAAGAAAACAAGCACAATCACTAACGCAAGCAAAACCTTCCGCAATTTCATGCTTCAGATTGAATAGCATTAAATATAAAAAATTTTTGAAAATCACCTTCCAGTCCAAGATGGGCGTCTTCTCTGCACGAAAGCCCTCATTCCCTCTGCAAAATCTTCAGTGGGTATCAGCTCGGTTATCTCGTGCAATCCCTTTTCAACAACAAATCTGAAGATGTCTCTGTAAACCCTCGAAGTCTCCTTTATTGCCCTCGCAGAGAGTGGGGCAAGCCTTGTGATCTTGTTTACAAATTCCACACCAGTAATTTCAAGCTGGTCTTTCGAAACTATCACATCAACGATTCCCAACTGCTTCGCCTCTTCAGCATCCATTTGATCTCCAGTTAGGCAGTATCTCATCATCAGCCTTCCAATGACAGCCAAGCCAAGCGATGAAGCTATCGGCGGAATTGCTCCTATCAAACCCTCTGGCACCGAGAAGGACGCGTCTTCGCTTGCAATTACTATATCAAATGCCAGATTAAGCTCCAAACCTCCACCAAAGGCTATTCCATTGACAAGAGAAATTATCGGTTTTTTATAATTTGCAATTGTGTTAAGCAGTGGGACTGCAACGTTCGTGAAGAAAACCTTTCCGTCCATAAAGCCTTTCCAAGAACCCATAACCGCAATATCGTCTCCAGCGCAGAATGCTCTTCCTTTTCCTGTTATCACGACAGCCCTAACGTCTGGATCTTTTTCAGCTTGAATAAAAGCCTCGTTTAGCCCTTTCCACATATCCTCGTTGAGTGCATTCAGCTTCTCTGGACGATTCATTGTAATCATAACGTAATTGTCCCTTTTCTCATAAATAACTGGTCCAAACTCCTTTTTTTCGTATTTCCACTTGTAGAATCCCTCTCCCGTCTTCTTTCCAAGTTTTCCTTCGGAAACCATCTTCGAAATTAGCGGATCAACGCCTTTGGCTTCAAGAACTTTTAAAACGTCGTCAATTCCGAAATCATCCGCCATTTCAAGTATTCCCTTAGGATAAGCCATTCCAAAAACCATTGCCTTGTCTACGCTTTCTTTGCTTGCTACTCCATTTCTTATAAGCCATGCCGCTTCGTTTACACCCGAA belongs to Archaeoglobaceae archaeon and includes:
- a CDS encoding acetyl-CoA C-acetyltransferase produces the protein MGDWMREVYIAEYVRTPFSRSRPQQPERDVFHKLRGDELMALVLEELVKRANIDKKVVDRIHIGCAMQIWENWGYGGKMASILARFPHEVSTTCVDMQCASSLMTTGLAFLEIASGICDVVISGGFEHMTRVPMGAENPHRFPNPRLLTEEYIDYRMDIGFVMGLTAEELFKVANQEFGTTKEDMDKWGVRSHLYAAKALKEGYFKGEIMPVEAEQADGRKIVVDSDQSIRADTTLEQVAKLPPAFKPDGVITAGNSSPLNAGATGLLLMSKEKVKELGIEPIGKIKTYGTAGVPPWIMGAGPVPACQKALEKANLKVKDIAFWEINEAFAIVPLYAINKLKIEPERVNIKGGAIAIGHPLGASGARLIGTLARILQEKGGDYGIATACVGGGQGMAVLVERV
- a CDS encoding redox-regulated ATPase YchF, coding for MIEIGIAGKPNAGKSTFFKSATLADAEIANYPFTTIKPNIGVAYVRVKCVCEELGVNCGKCVDGWRFIPVKLIDVAGLVPDAHKGKGLGNEFLDDLRQSEAIIHVVDASGSTDENGNEIGVGERDPVEDVKFLLNELDMWIFGILKRNWDKVVRKAKAEKKDTAKFILEPLSGLGFDEIMVKEAFRGFEDIQKIKDDELRLIARELRVRRLKMVIAANKADKAPKELIKRLKEFDNLTIPTSANYELTLRTAAKAGYIKYLPGDGDFKILKDLNEKQKKALEKIRDFLLEYRSTGVQDAINKLVLDVLGYIVVYPVEDERKFTDSKGNVLPDAFLVKKGTTARELAYKIHTDIGKSFIYGLDARKKMRIAEDHELKHNDVIKIVSAS
- a CDS encoding DUF2095 domain-containing protein; translated protein: MFPNLYQEMGDRVIPTVFDHLEVCKCVEEAIEIISYFERIGELSKEYASFLKNNRALLQSMINKRKRGEYESRGLL
- a CDS encoding acyltransferase translates to MLEKMLIRKAKFEERTIVADGDVLIGQNSRVDYGILAKRVVAGERVHIGGDVIGEEVRIDSFSTIGGNLISKGDAYIGEFAGIDGKLTVYGDLEIGRNVRIKNGFEARGLITIQNPASVIFFLLLYIMLLFRLGRLEEVFKLIEDVEMEPAIILPEKCSVGVDKIITTKNADVFDSRLLGTLKARDIYVGGSEIIGGIRGREVIVDGSIVHGSIDGRTVYLINSSRIGTHVRGDRVYMEKGCIVEGGIIAREGVWIKDKIELKTDLGEEFGVGEGEVQKDVSEPVSGDGR
- a CDS encoding OB-fold domain-containing protein, which encodes MASISDCSVYLPVWKLKRDEIAKATGLPSLGGEKSVAHWDEDSITMAVEAGRMLKGSFDALLFASTSSPFRIKQSASIVASALDLENVFTMDFSNSFRASTSALITANELVDSGKFERILVVSADCIPIKPGNIYEQFYGDGAVAITVEKEGVAKIIGYNSHSQPLPGAWMLKDEIMSYDMRLDAMFGYASSIQRSAMSLLGKLGMSPMDFDRIVASAPDPKSYEGLLKAVGAKPEEFYFRSTGILGTAHPFLLLASQLEKKGRILLGGYGEGADVIAIEINESLQTNLGKMLESRKEISYSEYLYNKGFIANRDAPDRPPITKLWREEKSVIRFYGMKCNNCGTISYPINRCCVECGAKDNYEEVKLGYRGKIYTFTIDYLVSPGNYVGDGAHPHCVAVVDLEGGGRVLFEITDTLTDFKGIECDAEVERTFRLLFEKNNFRYYGWKARLAR
- a CDS encoding acetyl-CoA acetyltransferase — protein: MEVAIIGCGVTKFGHIWDKDHDDLLVEAVYDALRDANLEMKDIDAVWCGTFYPFTGISGNVFSDSLKFFGKPISRVENYCATGMDNVRNACFAVASGAYDIVIASGVEKLIDAGSRGIPPIEGIFSIGMPAVSAPGMFALAANRAFKEWGWNREDLALVAVKNHYNGARHPKAHFRKEVTVEEVLKAPMVAYPLGVYDCSAVSDGAAAVVLTRPEIAKKLGCDYAVIKAIGMAVETMHPWHRPSESFLSFPATVKAAKMAYKMAGIENPRKQLDFGIVHDCFTITELINYQDMLLCKPGEGAKLIREGITAIDGDFPINPDGGLKSFGHPIAASGVRMISELAKQVLGKAEGLQVKDAEAGFAHNLGGPYSVATVAIVSKP
- a CDS encoding YiiX/YebB-like N1pC/P60 family cysteine hydrolase, whose protein sequence is MKLRKVLLALVIVLVFLGLYLAYALFIAFPKEWAGNGNEIDLSKLEPGDIIVCRGCTGALISPFMSLFGDWHHASMFIGNGKMIEAWIDGVRVVSVDMVRNADSVAVYRVNAPDSVKQRAIEWAMSKLGLPYDFKWITYIGGKEIEGDSYYCSELIWASYLVSGGLDLDHTPAWSWKYGNSVSPDDLANDDDVMLVVYSE
- a CDS encoding 3-hydroxyacyl-CoA dehydrogenase/enoyl-CoA hydratase family protein — encoded protein: MRVLVVGAGTMGHGIATVCATAGFEVDLVDVSEEALESARMKIGWSLKKLEERGALKGAMDVISRIKTTTNLVEVSKDADLVIEAVVEKTEVKKEIFKTLDENCKPDVILATNTSTIPISDIASATKRQEKVIGLHFFNPPVLIRFLEIVKGERTNDETLKKAVEFAKSIGMDYIIVEKDVPGFVVNRINVRVFNEAVRLLEEGYKPEEIDAVVKYRIGMPMGLLEVVDFSGVDVLYNVIKELRNRGMDVEVPETVKKMIEENRLGMKTGRGFYEYEGFYSRAKILPKFAYRLNPLILLASGVNEAAWLIRNGVASKESVDKAMVFGMAYPKGILEMADDFGIDDVLKVLEAKGVDPLISKMVSEGKLGKKTGEGFYKWKYEKKEFGPVIYEKRDNYVMITMNRPEKLNALNEDMWKGLNEAFIQAEKDPDVRAVVITGKGRAFCAGDDIAVMGSWKGFMDGKVFFTNVAVPLLNTIANYKKPIISLVNGIAFGGGLELNLAFDIVIASEDASFSVPEGLIGAIPPIASSLGLAVIGRLMMRYCLTGDQMDAEEAKQLGIVDVIVSKDQLEITGVEFVNKITRLAPLSARAIKETSRVYRDIFRFVVEKGLHEITELIPTEDFAEGMRAFVQRRRPSWTGR